A genomic region of Platichthys flesus chromosome 4, fPlaFle2.1, whole genome shotgun sequence contains the following coding sequences:
- the LOC133951440 gene encoding olfactory receptor 4E2-like produces the protein MKITLNSTEVSYFTLGAHIDTGLFKYFYVLILFMLYLLILCANVLLIVVICMNRSLHEPMYVFLCSLFVNELYGSTGLFPLLLLQILSDVHTVPISFCLLQVFCLYAYGSVEFFTLAVMSYDRYLAICCPLQYNTRMTSNKIARLVALIWIYPLVPNIVFIFCLTAPLQLCGNIIDQVYCDNYYIVKLSCSDTTVISILGLSHLFTVIFGLFVLILYTYVRILKVCFSGSKQTRQKAISTCTPHLLSLLNFSFGAFFEVVQSRCDMSSVPKALRVVLSVYWLTCQPLVNPLLYGLQMSKIRITFKNLFFGRKM, from the coding sequence ATGAAGATCACATTGAACTCGACAGAAGTTTCTTATTTCACGCTCGGGGCCCACATTGACACGGGACTTTTTAAATACTTCTATGTCCTGATACTTTTCATGTTGTACTTGTTGATCCTCTGTGCCAACGTGCTGCTGATTGTAGTTATCTGTATGAACAGAAGTCTCCATGAACCTATGTACGTGTTCCTGTGCAGCCTGTTTGTAAATGAACTGTATGGTAGCACAgggttgtttcctctcctcctgctccagatcCTCTCAGACGTTCACACTGTTCCTATCTCCTTTTGTCTCCTGCAGGTTTTCTGTCTCTACGCTTATGGCAGCGTGGAGTTTTTCACTTTAGCCGTCATGTCCTATGACAGATATCTTGCTATATGTTGTCCTCTGCAGTACAACACACGTATGACTTCTAATAAGATCGCCAGGCTCGTTGCTTTAATTTGGATTTATCCTCTAGTACCCAATATTGTCTTCATCTTTTGTCTGACTGCCCCTTTACAGCTGTGTGGAAACATCATCGACCAGGTTTACTGTGACAATTATTATATCGTCAAGCTGTCGTGTTCCGACACCACAGTCATCAGCATCTTAGGACTCTCTCACTTGTTTACAGTCATTTTcggtctgtttgttttaatccTCTACACGTACGTGAGGATTTTAAAGGTTTGTTTCTCTGGTTCCAAACAGACGAGACAGAAAGCCATCAGCACCTgcaccccccacctcctctcGCTGCTCAACTTCTCCTTCGGGGCTTTCTTTGAAGTAGTTCAGAGCAGGTGTGATATGAGCAGTGTTCCCAAAGCGTTACGTGTTGTGTTATCGGTGTACTGGCTCACGTGTCAGCCGCTCGTCAACCCTTTACTGTACGGACTGCAAATGTCCAAAATACGCATCACATTCAAGAACCTGTTCTTTGGGAGGAAGATGTGA
- the LOC133951439 gene encoding olfactory receptor 6N1-like: MNSSQVSYFTLAAYVDSGLLRYLFFTMVLSLYLLILCANVLLIVVICMNRSLHEPMYVFLCSLFVNELYGSTGLFPLLLLQILSDVHTVPRPLCFLQIFCVHSYGHVEFMTLAIMSYDRYLAICHPLQYNRTMTMNKVAVLTAVNWLFSVYGILVPVSLAARLRLCGNIINKVYCDNYSLVKLACSETSVNNIYGLVYMFSIVIGLVVLILYTYVRILKVCFSGSKQTRQKAISTCTPHLLSLLNFSFGAFFEIVQSRFDMSSLNMNLRVFLSLYWLTCQPLFNPVLYGLKISKIRIICKNMLWGKKF, from the coding sequence ATGAACTCCTCACAGGTTTCTTATTTCACTCTGGCTGCTTATGTGGACTCTGGACTGTTGAGATACTTGTTCTTCACGATGGTCCTGTCCTTGTACTTGTTGATCCTCTGTGCCAACGTGCTGCTGATTGTAGTTATCTGTATGAACAGAAGTCTCCATGAACCTATGTACGTGTTCCTGTGCAGCCTGTTTGTAAATGAACTGTATGGTAGCACAgggttgtttcctctcctcctgctccagatcCTCTCAGACGTTCACACTGTTCCTCGTCCTCTTTGCTTCCTGCAGATCTTCTGTGTTCACTCTTATGGTCACGTTGAATTTATGACTTTAGCCATTATGTCTTATGACCGATACCTTGCTATCTGTCACCCTCTTCAGTATAACAGGACTATGACGATGAACAAGGTCGCTGTCCTTACTGCAGTGAACTGGTTATTCTCTGTCTACGGGATCCTGGTCCCTGTGTCTCTAGCAGCTCGTCTGAGACTCTGTGGGAACATTATCAACAAAGTTTACTGCGACAACTATTCTCTGGTGAAGCTGGCCTGTTCCGAAACATCCGTCAATAACATCTACGGACTCGTGTACATGTTCTCTATAGTGATCGGTCTGGTTGTTTTAATCCTCTACACGTACGTGAGGATTTTAAAGGTTTGTTTCTCTGGTTCCAAGCAGACGAGACAGAAAGCCATCAGCACCTgcaccccccacctcctctcGCTGCTCAACTTCTCCTTCGGGGCTTTCTTTGAAATAGTTCAGAGCAGGTTTGATATGAGCAGTTTAAACATGAATTTACgtgtgtttttatctttgtATTGGCTAACATGTCAGCCACTATTCAATCCTGTTCTGTACGGACTGAAAATATCCAAAATACGCATCATTTGTAAAAATATGCTGTGGGGGAAAAAATTCTAA